In Pseudomonadaceae bacterium SI-3, the sequence CCGGCTTTGGCCGAGCCACTGCCCGCCGCTTTGCCGAGGCCGGCTGGTCGCTGGCCCTGACCGGACGCCGCCATGAGCGGCTCGAAGCGCTGAAGGAAGAGCTGTCGGCCAAGGTCCCGGTGCACATCGCCACGCTCGACGTACGCGACGCCGAGGCAGTGAAGCAGGTGATTACCGAGCTGCCCGAAGGCTTTCGCCAGGTCAAATCGCTGGTCAACAATGCGGGCCTGGCGCTCGCCCCGGAGCCCGCGCAGAAAGTTGATCTGAACGATTGGCACACCATGATCGACACCAACGTGACCGGCCTGGTCAACGTTACTCATGCGCTACTGCCGCGTCTGATCGAGACGGGCAAGGGCGCGAGCATCATCAGCATCGGCTCGGTCGCCGGCCACTGGCCCTACCCAGGCGGCCACGTTTACGGAGCTACCAAGGCGTTCGTTGAGCAGTTCAGCTACAACCTGCGCTGCGACCTGCTGGGCACCGGCGTACGGGTCACCGACATCGCTCCCGGCATGGCCGAGACCGAGTTCACGCTGGTCCGCACCAAAGGTAACCAGGAAGCGTCCGACAAGCTCTACCGCGGCACCACGCCGTTGACCGCCGAAGACATTGCCGAGCAGATCTTCTACGTGGCCACCTTGCCCGACCACATCAACATCAACCGACTCGAAGTCATGCCCACCCGACAGGCCTGGTCGCCGTTCAATATTGATCGGGACAAGTAAAGACGGCGCAGAGGGATGCCTGAGTTTCGCCTCTAGGCTACGTGCCTCATAACGGCGAACGTATGCGTCCTACCCTTCGGTGATGCTTCCGTTACCGACGACGGTATGGGGCACCTCGACGATAGAAAAGCTGTGCCGGGCGGTGCTTGCAGCTGAGCCAGCTTCGCTTGAAAGCGAGAGAGATGTCAGGGGGGACCGGAGCAAGACGGTCTCCCTGCAGGGCATGAAGAGGATCGAGAGCGACTGCAGAAGCCGGTCACCGAAACGGCCCAGGAGGACCGTCCGGCCATGGAGGGATTACTCGATTTCCTTGCGCACGATCTTGCCGTCTTCCACCACCGCCATGGTGGTCGGGGTGATGAAGCCGCCCTTGTCGGTGATGCCCTGTATCGAATAGAGGTTGTACTTGGGGTCGAGCGCGCTGATCGCCTCGGCCATCTTCGCCCGCACCTGTTGCGGATCGGTACTGCCGGCTAGCTCCATAGCCTTGGCCAACGTATGAAAGGCCAAGTAGTTGTAGGCCGCTTCGGAGCCCGGCACCTTGCCGTGGGCCTGCTTGTAACGCTCGACAAACGCCTTGGCCGCCTCGCCCTCGTATTCGGACAGCGGCACTACGCCGATAGCGCCTTCCAGCAGATCCAGACCGCCCGTGACCGCGGCGATTTCATCCAGCTTGGCCTGATCCATGACGATGAAACCGCCCTGGAAGCCAAGCTGCCGCGCCTGCTGCATGACCAGCCCGGTGGGTTCCGAGGCGCCGCCGACGAACATCACGTCCGGGTTCGAGGCGATCACGCGACTGACGCCGGTATAGAAGTCGGTCGACTTGTTGTAGTCCATGGGATTGCTTTCGGCGATCTCGCCGCCCTTCTCTTCCCAGGCCTTGGTCATCATGTCAGTCCAGATCTTGGCGTACTCGTGGGTCGCGCCGGCGATGCCGAGCTTTTTGCCATGATGCTTGAGCGCATAGTCGGAAAAGGCATCGACGTAGCCGGTGAACTCCGGCGGAATGCGTACGGTGAGCGGATTGCCCTGCTCAGTCACCGAGGGCACGCTGGTGTACGCCATGATCAAGAAGTCGTCGCCGACGTTGAAGTCCTGCAGCGCGAACACGCCGCCTGTGTGCGGGACGAACACGGCGGCGGCGTTGGACTCTTTCACCAGGCGCTTGGCGTTGGTGGCGGCCTGGCTCGGTGAGTACTTGTCGTCCAGGCTGATGAGATTGACCTTGTAGGTCTCGTCGCCGATTTTCAGGCCGCCGGCCTTGTTGGCGTCATCGACCGCCATGCGCAGGCCGGACAGAGTGTTCTCGCCATAGAGCGCGGCGCCGCCGCTGAGCGGGCCGGTGAAACCGATATTGAGCGTTTGCTCGGCGGACACCTGTGAAGCAGTAAGAGCGGCGGCGATTGCCAGTCCAAGCGCTTTGAGCGTTTTCATTGTTATCTCCTGGGTCATGACTGTTCAGGCGCCGATATAGGCTTTGCGCACGGCTTCGTTACCCAGCATGGCCTGCTGGTCACCTTCCATCACCAGGCTGCCGCCCTCGATGACATAGGCGCGGTGCGCGATTTTCAATGCCGCAAAGGCGTTCTGTTCGGCCAGAAGCACGCTGGTGCCGGATTTGTTGATGCGTGAGATCACGTCGAACATTTGGTTAACCACCAGCGGCGCCAGCCCGAGCGAGGGTTCATCAAGCATCAGCAGCCGCGGGCGGCTCATCAGCGCTCGGCCGATCGCCACCATCTGCTGCTGGCCACCACTCAGTGAGCCGGCCGGCTGGTTGCGCTTGTCGTGCAGGATGGGGAACAGATCGAGCACTTCCTGCAGGTTGCGCTTGTTGCCGTCACCGTCGCGGCGATGCAGATAGGCGCCGAGCGCGAGGTTCTGCGCAACCGACATCTGCGGGAACAGCTTGCGGCCCTCCGGGCAGTGCACCACGCCGGCGGCAACCAGGCCGGACGGCTTGAGCCCGTCGATGCGCTTACCCTCCAGCGTGATGGTGCCGGCAGTGGGCTTGAGCAGCCCGCTGATGGTGTTGAACAAGGTGGTCTTGCCGGCCCCGTTGGCCCCCAGCAGCACCACCAGTTCGCCGGCGCCAACCGTCATCGAGACCTGGTTCAGCGCTTTGAAACTGCCGTAGCAGACATCGACCCGATCAAGCTGCAGCATCGTAGTCACTCCCCAGGTAGGCTTCGATGACAGCCGGGTTTGCCTTGATCTCGGCGGGCGTGCCCTCGGCGATCTTCTCGCCGTAGTTGAGCACCATGATCTTGTCCGCCAGGCCCATGATCATGTCCATCTTGTGCTCGATCAGGCACACGGTGAGACCGTGCTCGGGCATCTTGCGGATCAGCTCGGCAAGGCCTTCGGTTTCCTCGGGATTGACGCCTGCCGCCGGCTCGTCGAGCAGCACCAGCTTCGGCTCGGTGGCCAAGGCCAGGGCAAAGGCGACGCGCTTACGCTCCTCCTGTGAAATATCCAGCACCACTCGATTTTCCAGATGCGCCAAGCCGACGAAATCCAGCGCGGCGCGCGCCTTCTCGCGGCATTCACGCTCCTCCTGTTGCAGGCGCCTGGAGTTGATCAGCACATCCCAAAGGCCCGATCGAGTTCGCAGCCGGTGGCCAACGATCAAGTTGTCCAACACCGTGGCCTGCTCGAACAGGTGCGTAGTCTGGAACGTCCGCCCGACGCCGAGCCGGGCCACGCGGTCGCAGCGCATCCGCGAAACGTCGTGGCCGTCGATCAGGATCCGCCCGGAGCTGGGCTTGTGAACGCCGGAAATCAGGTTGAAAAAGGTGCTCTTGCCGGCGCCGTTCGGGCCGATGATGGCGTTGATCTTGCGCGCTTCGAACTCGACGCTGACGTCGTGTACCGCCGCCAGCCCGCCGAACATCTTGGTCAGATTCTCGACCTTAAGCATTGCTGTTCACCTCGTTGCCTGGGGTGACCTTGGTAGCCGCGCGCGGGTCCTTGGCCCGCGCTGCTGCGGTGTCCTTGCGCAGCTTCCAGCCGAGAAAGGTGCCGATGACGCCGCGCGGCATAAAGATCACCAGCACCACGATCAGCGGGCCGAAGATGATCATCCGGTAGTCCTCGAGGAACTGCAGCGACTGGGTGATCCAAACCACACCGAGGGTACCGGCCAGCGGCCCGAACAGGGTGCCGAAACCGCCCACCAGCAGGTAGGTGATCATGTCGAAGGTATGGTTGGGGTTGGCTTCCTCCGGCCCGATGAAGCGGATCATCGAGGCATAGAGCCCACCGGCGATACCGGCGTAGGTAGTCGAAAGGACAAAGGCCAGCAGCTTGTTGCGCATCAGGTCGATGCCCAGCGACTGGGCCAGCGCGTCGCCGTTGCGAATGGCCATGAAGGTACGCCCCAGCAGCGAGGACGCCAGGCGACCGGCGAACCAGATCGCCAGGATCAGAAACAGCAGCGCGAGGTAGTAGAACGGCACCGTCTGGCTGAAATCCACCAGCCCGAAGCCGTCCGGCGCGGCGATGCCGCGAATGCCGATGGCGCCGTGGGTCAGCTCCTCCCACTTGTCGATCAGCAGATAAATGATGAAGCCGACGCAAAGCGTGAAGATGGCGAAGAAGTGCTCCTTCAAGCGCAGCGAGACGATGCCGACCAGCGCACCGACGGCGGCCGAAACCAGCGCGGCCGCCACGAAGGCGGGCCAGAAATTCCAGCCATGGTCAGCCGTGAGAATCGCCAGGGTGTAGGCGCCGATGGCGAAGAAGCCGCCGTGTGCCAGGTTCAGCTGACCGCAGTAGCCGGTGATGATATTCAGACCGTAGACCGCAATCGCCCAGATAAAGGCGCTGGCCATCACGTAGACCTGATACTCGCTCTTGGCGAACAGCGGGAAGGCCAGGGCCAATGCCAGCAGCACCAGCTTGGCGCCGCGGCCGGTCAGTAAGGACGCGAAACGATGCATCAGTGAGCCCCCTTGACGAACAGCCCGGTCGGGCGGAAGGACAGGATCACCACTAGCAGCGAGAAGGCGATGATGTCCTTGTAATCCGAGGACAGGTAGAAGCCGCCGAAGCTCTCGGCGAAGCCAAGGATCATGGCGCCGATGATCGCCCCCGGAATGCTGCCCATGCCGCCAAGCACGATGATCACGAAGGCCTTCATGATCACCAGGTGCCCCATCGCCGGGTACACCAAGTTGATCGGTGCGTAGAGCGTCGCGGCGAAAGCGGCGAGCATGCCGGAGATGGCGAAGGTCAGCATCGCCACGCGGTTGGAGTCGATGCCGACAAGGAACGCGCCCTCGCGACTCTGGGCCATGGCGATGATGGTCGAGCCGAGCATCGTCTTGCGCAGGAACAGGTGCAGCGCCAGCATCAGCGTGAACGCGCCGACGATGATCAACAGACGCTGTTCAGGAATGATCAGCCCATCGAAGTTGAGGATGCCGCCATAGGGCGAGGCCATGCGGCGGAAGTCCGAGCCCCAGAGCATCTGCACCACCGCCTCGAGAAACAGCAGGATGCCAATCGCCGCAATCTTGTCGTGGATCGGTGGCGCGTTGCGCAGCGGGTGAAATACCAACCGCTCGGACAGCACCGCCAGCACGGCCACCACCACACCGGACGCCAGCATGGCGATCCAGTAGTGCAGCCCGATGTCGGTCATGAAGTAGTAGGACGCGAAGGCGCCGACCATGTACAGCGCGCCGTGGGCGAAGTTGGGAATGTGCAGGATGCCGTAAACGAGCGTCAGGCCAAGGGCGACCAGACCGTAGATGCTGCCCAGGGTCAAGCCGTTGAGCACTTGCTGGAACAATAGATTCAATGCGGCGTCTCCGTGGATCTTGTTGTTATGTGTGCCACCGAGCGACTGCCGATTCCTCCCGGTCAAGCCGGTCGAACATGCCACCGCCGCCGGGCAAATCGGACTCTTCGCCTGACTGACATTGGCACTCGCTCGCACCCTCGTCAAACGAGCAGCTCGGAAGAGATAAAGGCCCATAAAGCAGCGTGATGCTGGCAACAAGCTATTTCAGTGACTGCCCGATCGCTCAGACCAAGCTTCAACGAATCGCCGCTCGATCAAGCCGAGCACGTCGCAACAAGGCCTCACTGAAGCGCACCAAAGTGGATCAAGCCCCACGCAAAACCTTTCGCACGCACCATTGGAGGGCATCAAAAGCCGGCAACCTCACCATTGTTCGGCTCATTTACTCGCCCACCGGGCTAGTAAGCGCCGCAGCGCACCGCGTTGGCGCGAGAGGCACGACAATTGCTCGGCTGGTTCAACCACTTGCTGATCTCACGGTTCATGACTGCTCTGACTCCGCTATTCACGCCCCACTGGAACGCCGAACTCGAACTGGGCTATGCCCGCTTCGACGGTGGGACACGCCCGGTATTACGCCGTCACAGCGGCCCGTTGAGGGTCCAAAAGCATCTTTATCCCGAGGGTCCGGAGGTTTGTCAGCACATCATCGTGCACCCGCCGGGCGGGATTGCCGGCGGTGATCGGTTGGACATCAGTGCCGCGGTCGGCAGCGGCGCCTGGGCACAGCTGACCAGCCCTGGCGCGGCGAAGTGGTACCGGGCGGGCGGCCCGGCTTTCCAGAATGTGCAGTTGCGCATTGAGGCCGGCGCCACACTGGAGTGGTTGCCGCAGGAGACCATCATCTACTCGGCGGCGCAGGCCGAGCTGAGCACATCGATCGAATTAGAAGGCAATGCGCGGCTGTTCTACTGGGACATCATCGCGCTGGGTCGACCGGCCAGCGGCGAGCGCTTCGACGCGGGTCATTTCCAGGCACAGCTGAACATCAGCCGCGACGGCGAACTGCTTTGGCACGAGCGCCAGCGTGTAACAGGCAACGACGGGCTACTGGACTCGCCGATCGGTCTCGACGGCCACCCCGTATTCGCCACCATGATTGTCAGTGGCGAGATCAGTGCCGAGCTGCTGGAGCGCTGCCGTGCGCTTCCGAACCGGGTGCGGGGCGATCTGACACAGTTGCCTGGCATGCTCGTTGGGCGCTGCCTGGCTGGCGAGGCGCTGCATGCACGGGCCTGGCTGATCGACGTGTGGCGGTTGTTGCGACCTGAACTGCTCGATCGCGAGGCGGTGCCACCGAGGATCTGGAGTACATGAACTGCGGTGGGTAAGGCTCCGCCGTTACCCACCCTACGCCGGCCAGCACCAGATGCATGGCCGCCCGAAATTCGCTGTGTGGTTGCCACCACCAGCCGGTGGATGCGAAAAGCGATATCCACCGCCACGATTGGAGCCGTTATGGATTTGTCGCCGAGAGAAAAAGACAAGATGTTGATTTTCACCGCAGGGCTGGTGGCTGAGCGTCGCCTCGCCCGCGGTGTAAAGCTCAACTACCCGGAAGCCATGGCCTACATATCCGCCGCGCTGCTCGAGGGTGCCCGCGACGGCCAGACGGTCGCCGAGCTGATGCACTACGGCACCACACTGCTGGCTCGTGATCAGGTCATGGAAGGCGTGCCGGAAATGATCCCGGAGATCCAGGTCGAAGCCACCTTCCCGGACGGCACCAAGCTGGTCACCGTGCATCAACCAATCGCTTGAAACACGGGTCAATGTCTACTGCGGCGAAGCCCGCAACGATGATGATCCCGAAACGCTTGGAAGGAATTGAACGTGCAGATACGTGACGCCCTGGACGCCGACCTCGGAGGCATCCTAGAGATCTACAACGACGCGGTACAGAACAGCACGGCAATCTGGAACGACCAGCCGGTCGATCTCGACAACCGCCGCGCGTGGCTGGCCGAGCGCCACGAACAAGGCTATCCCGTGCTGGTCGCGATCGACGAGGACGGACAGGTCGCGGGCTACGCCTCGTTCGGCCCGTGGCGCCCCCACGACGGCTTTCGTCATACCGTCGAAAATTCAGTGTATGTCAGCCCTGACCACCGCGGCAGCGGCATCGGCCGCAGCCTAATGCAGACCCTTATCGAGCGCGCCCGGCAGCTTGGTAAGCACGTAATGGTCGCGGCAATCGAAAGCGAGAACCGCGCATCGGTCCATATGCACCAACAACTCGGATTCACTCATGCAGCCCAGATGCGCCAGGTCGGCTGCAAATTCGATCGCTGGCTGGATCTGACTTTGATGCAGCTGGTACTGACACCGGAGAGGAAGCTGCCATGACTGCTCCGCTCGACCAGGTCGTCGGTCAACGAAACGATGTGATCAACATCGTCTCGGTGGATGCCTGTGCGTTCGCCTCGTACCGCGACGGCCTGGTCGAGTTGCTGCTTGATGCGGTCAGACAGGGCGCTTCTGTCGGTTTCCTTGATGATCTGGAGGCAGGACAGGCGCACGCCTACTTTGATGGGGTCGAGCAGGCGCTCCGCACCCGTCAGTCTCTCCTGTGGGTGGCAACCGAGGGCCAAAGCATCATCGGAAGCGTCCAGCTTGCACTTTGTCTCAAACCCAACGGACTCAATCGCGCCGAGGTCAACAAACTACTGGTCCATCAGGCTGCTCGCCGGCGCGGCATCGGCGCGCGTTTGATGCACGCGCTTGAGCATCAAGCGGTACGCACGCAACGCGGTTTGCTGTACCTCGATACAGAGGTGGGCAGTCCCGCTGAAGCCTTTTACCAACGGCTCGGGTATCAACGTGCCGGAGAAATCCCCGACTACGCCGCACGGCCTGACGGCACCTATCACCCCACCGTTCTCTACTACAAACGTCTCTCCATGAGGTCTTCATGATTCCCGGCGAATACCAGATCCAGGACGGCGACATCGAGCTCAACGCCGGCCGCCGCACCCTGACCCTCTGTGTGGCCAACAGCGGCGACCGTCCGATCCAGGTCGGCTCGCACTACCACTTCTTCGAAACCAACGATGCGCTCGCCTTCGACCGCGCCGCAGCTCGTGGCATGCGGCTGAACATTCCGGCCGGCACCGCCGTGCGTTTCGAGCCAGGTCAGAGCCGCGACGTGGAGCTGGTCGATTTGGCCGGGGACCGCCGGGTGTTCGGCTTTGCCGGACGGGTGATGGGCGCCCTCTGACGTAGCGTTATTTCGTTGGGTGGATGGCCACCCCCGTGGAAAACGCCGAAGGCTTTTCCACCACCCAGATTGCTGGTGGACACGCTTCGCGTTGCCCACCCTACGGACAGGATGAGATTCAATGAAGATTTCCCGCCAAGCCTACGCCGACATGTTCGGCCCCACCGTCGGCGACAAGGTGCGCCTAGCCGACACCGAGTTGTGGATCGAGGTCGAGAAAGACTTCACCACCTATGGCGAGGAAGTGAAATTCGGCGGCGGCAAGGTGATCCGTGACGGAATGGGCCAGGGTCAGCTGTGCGCCGCCGACGTGGTCGACACCCTGATTACCAACGCGCTGATCCTCGATCACTGGGGCATCGTCAAGGCGGACGTTGGGCTTAAAGACGGCCGCATCGCCGCCATCGGCAAGGCCGGCAACCCGGACATCCAGCCGGACGTGACCATCGCCATCGGCGCCGCGACCGAAGTCATCGCCGGTGAAGGGATGATCCTCACCGCCGGCGGCATCGACTCGCACATCCACTTCATCTGCCCGCAGCAGATCGAAGAAGCCTTGATGAGCGGCGTCACCACCATGATTGGCGGGGGCACCGGGCCGGCCACCGGTACCAACGCCACCACCGTGACACCCGGCCCCTGGCACATGGCGATGATGCTCAAGGCCGCCGATGCCTTCCCGATGAACATCGGCTTCACCGGCAAGGGCAACGCCTCGCTGCCCGAACCCTTGATCGAGCAGGTCAAGGCCGGCGCCATCGGCCTCAAGCTCCACGAAGACTGGGGCACCACCCCGGCGGCCATCGACAACTGCCTGAACGTAGCGGACCAGTACGACGTGCAGGTGGCGATCCACACCGACACCCTGAACGAGTCCGGCTTCGTCGAGACCACTCTGGGCGCATTCAAGGGCCGCACCATCCACACCTACCACACCGAGGGTGCCGGCGGCGGCCATGCGCCGGACATCATCAAGGCCTGCGGTTTGCCCAACGTGCTGCCCAGCTCGACCAACCCGACCCGGCCGTTCACCCGAAACACCATCGACGAGCATCTGGACATGCTCATGGTCTGCCACCACCTCGACCCAAGCATCGCCGAGGACGTGGCCTTTGCCGAGAGCCGCATCCGTCGCGAAACCATCGCCGCCGAAGACATCCTCCACGACCTCGGTGCCTTCTCGATGATCAGCTCCGACAGCCAGGCCATGGGCCGCGTCGGCGAGGTGATCACCCGCACCTGGCAAACCGCCGACAAGATGAAAAAGCAGCGCGGCGCCCTGCCGGGTGACGGCGCGGGCAACGACAATTTCCGCGCCAAGCGCTACATCGCCAAGTACACCATCAACCCGGCGATCACCCATGGCGTCAGCCACGAGGTGGGCTCGATCGAGGTGGGCAAGTGGGCCGATCTGGTGCTCTGGCGCCCGGCGTTCTTTGGCGTGAAGCCGACGCTGATTCTCAAGGGCGGCGCCATCGCCGCGAGCTTGATGGGTGACGCCAACGCCTCCATCCCGACACCGCAACCGGTGCACTACCGGCCGATGTTCGCCAGCTACGGCGGCTCGCTGCATGCGTCGAGCTTTACCTTCATCAGCCAGGCGGCATTCGAAGCCGGTGTGCCGGAGCAGTTGGGCCTGAAGAAGAAGATCGGCGTGGTGAAAGGCTGCCGCCAGGTGCAAAAGAAGGACCTGATCCACAACGACTACACGCCGGACATCCAGGTCGACCCGCAGAACTACCAGGTGCGCGCGGACGGGCAATTGCTCTGGTGCGAGCCGGCGGACGTACTGCCAATGGCGCAGCGGTACTTCCTGTTCTGATCGCTTTGAATATCTGCATCGCGCAACGGTGGGCTAAAGCCCATCCTACTTTCTCTATTTCTTCCGATGGCTACGAGTTGGCGGGGCGGCACTTTCGTAGCTCCATTCATCGGTAGGGTGGGCTTCAGCCCACCAAGGTCCCGCACGGCCCTGCCACATTCATACCCTGATCGCGCAACGGTGGGCTAAAGCCCACCCTACATTCTCTGATGGCTACGGGCTGGCGGGACGGCGCGCCCGAGGCTTACGCCTTTCCGTAGGGAGCCCGGGCGGCGTTACGCTTCAGCCCGCTAAGGGCCTCGCTCGGCTCAGCCACATTAGCCCACCAAGGGCGTTGTTCGGCTTAGCCACACTCATACCCTGATCGCGCAACGGTGGGCTAAAGCCCACCCTACATTCCGCTGATGGTAACGGGCCGGCGGGACGGGGCTCCCGCGGCTCGCGCCGTAGGCATCAAGCCTGTTGCACGGCCGGACATTCGTCCCGAATCGAAGCCCCTGCCTGGGGCGTTGGCCACGATAGCGCTTCTCCCTGGTGCACAAAATAAGATGCCTAGAGTTGGCATGAAATGGATTTCCCTACACCGTGATTTGTATACAAACAAATCTAACGCCCTTCAGAGCAGCGTCTAGTCTAGGTAGCTGTAGGCCGCTCATGCTCCAGGGATGTGCCTCGATGTCGCGGGCTGTGCCATACGCGGAACAAGAACTGCATACAAAAAGCGAACAATAATCTGCACAGAGCGCCCACCTATGAATCACGACGATTTCCACATCAAGCAAATAGACCCCACTCTGTACAACGAGGACCTCGCGCCGCTCGCCCCCGCCAAACGCAAGTGGGGGTGGTTCGAGATCTTCAACGTCTGGTCGAACGATATCCAGAGTCTGTTCGGCTACACCCTCGCCGCGACGCTGTTCATCAGTTACGGCCTGAACGGTTGGGCCGTGCTTGCCGGGATCGTGCTGGCGGGTTTCATCGTCATGGGGCTGG encodes:
- a CDS encoding GNAT family N-acetyltransferase, coding for MTAPLDQVVGQRNDVINIVSVDACAFASYRDGLVELLLDAVRQGASVGFLDDLEAGQAHAYFDGVEQALRTRQSLLWVATEGQSIIGSVQLALCLKPNGLNRAEVNKLLVHQAARRRGIGARLMHALEHQAVRTQRGLLYLDTEVGSPAEAFYQRLGYQRAGEIPDYAARPDGTYHPTVLYYKRLSMRSS
- a CDS encoding NAD(P)-dependent oxidoreductase; its protein translation is MNNVVFITGATSGFGRATARRFAEAGWSLALTGRRHERLEALKEELSAKVPVHIATLDVRDAEAVKQVITELPEGFRQVKSLVNNAGLALAPEPAQKVDLNDWHTMIDTNVTGLVNVTHALLPRLIETGKGASIISIGSVAGHWPYPGGHVYGATKAFVEQFSYNLRCDLLGTGVRVTDIAPGMAETEFTLVRTKGNQEASDKLYRGTTPLTAEDIAEQIFYVATLPDHININRLEVMPTRQAWSPFNIDRDK
- the livG gene encoding ABC transporter ATP-binding protein (Part of the ABC transporter complexes LivFGHMJ and LivFGHMK involved in the high-affinity transport of branched-chain amino acids; LivFGHMK is specific for the transport of leucine, while LivFGHMJ is a transporter for leucine, isoleucine, and valine): MLKVENLTKMFGGLAAVHDVSVEFEARKINAIIGPNGAGKSTFFNLISGVHKPSSGRILIDGHDVSRMRCDRVARLGVGRTFQTTHLFEQATVLDNLIVGHRLRTRSGLWDVLINSRRLQQEERECREKARAALDFVGLAHLENRVVLDISQEERKRVAFALALATEPKLVLLDEPAAGVNPEETEGLAELIRKMPEHGLTVCLIEHKMDMIMGLADKIMVLNYGEKIAEGTPAEIKANPAVIEAYLGSDYDAAA
- a CDS encoding urease accessory protein, with the protein product MTALTPLFTPHWNAELELGYARFDGGTRPVLRRHSGPLRVQKHLYPEGPEVCQHIIVHPPGGIAGGDRLDISAAVGSGAWAQLTSPGAAKWYRAGGPAFQNVQLRIEAGATLEWLPQETIIYSAAQAELSTSIELEGNARLFYWDIIALGRPASGERFDAGHFQAQLNISRDGELLWHERQRVTGNDGLLDSPIGLDGHPVFATMIVSGEISAELLERCRALPNRVRGDLTQLPGMLVGRCLAGEALHARAWLIDVWRLLRPELLDREAVPPRIWST
- the livF gene encoding ABC transporter ATP-binding protein (with LivGHMJ and LivGHMK is part of the high-affinity branched-chain amino acid transport system; LivFGHMK is specific for the transport of leucine, while LivFGHMJ is a transporter for leucine, isoleucine, and valine); the protein is MLQLDRVDVCYGSFKALNQVSMTVGAGELVVLLGANGAGKTTLFNTISGLLKPTAGTITLEGKRIDGLKPSGLVAAGVVHCPEGRKLFPQMSVAQNLALGAYLHRRDGDGNKRNLQEVLDLFPILHDKRNQPAGSLSGGQQQMVAIGRALMSRPRLLMLDEPSLGLAPLVVNQMFDVISRINKSGTSVLLAEQNAFAALKIAHRAYVIEGGSLVMEGDQQAMLGNEAVRKAYIGA
- the ureA gene encoding urease subunit gamma; this translates as MDLSPREKDKMLIFTAGLVAERRLARGVKLNYPEAMAYISAALLEGARDGQTVAELMHYGTTLLARDQVMEGVPEMIPEIQVEATFPDGTKLVTVHQPIA
- a CDS encoding branched-chain amino acid ABC transporter permease — encoded protein: MHRFASLLTGRGAKLVLLALALAFPLFAKSEYQVYVMASAFIWAIAVYGLNIITGYCGQLNLAHGGFFAIGAYTLAILTADHGWNFWPAFVAAALVSAAVGALVGIVSLRLKEHFFAIFTLCVGFIIYLLIDKWEELTHGAIGIRGIAAPDGFGLVDFSQTVPFYYLALLFLILAIWFAGRLASSLLGRTFMAIRNGDALAQSLGIDLMRNKLLAFVLSTTYAGIAGGLYASMIRFIGPEEANPNHTFDMITYLLVGGFGTLFGPLAGTLGVVWITQSLQFLEDYRMIIFGPLIVVLVIFMPRGVIGTFLGWKLRKDTAAARAKDPRAATKVTPGNEVNSNA
- a CDS encoding urease subunit beta, yielding MIPGEYQIQDGDIELNAGRRTLTLCVANSGDRPIQVGSHYHFFETNDALAFDRAAARGMRLNIPAGTAVRFEPGQSRDVELVDLAGDRRVFGFAGRVMGAL
- a CDS encoding ethanolamine utilization protein EutJ, which encodes MKTLKALGLAIAAALTASQVSAEQTLNIGFTGPLSGGAALYGENTLSGLRMAVDDANKAGGLKIGDETYKVNLISLDDKYSPSQAATNAKRLVKESNAAAVFVPHTGGVFALQDFNVGDDFLIMAYTSVPSVTEQGNPLTVRIPPEFTGYVDAFSDYALKHHGKKLGIAGATHEYAKIWTDMMTKAWEEKGGEIAESNPMDYNKSTDFYTGVSRVIASNPDVMFVGGASEPTGLVMQQARQLGFQGGFIVMDQAKLDEIAAVTGGLDLLEGAIGVVPLSEYEGEAAKAFVERYKQAHGKVPGSEAAYNYLAFHTLAKAMELAGSTDPQQVRAKMAEAISALDPKYNLYSIQGITDKGGFITPTTMAVVEDGKIVRKEIE
- a CDS encoding N-acetyltransferase gives rise to the protein MQIRDALDADLGGILEIYNDAVQNSTAIWNDQPVDLDNRRAWLAERHEQGYPVLVAIDEDGQVAGYASFGPWRPHDGFRHTVENSVYVSPDHRGSGIGRSLMQTLIERARQLGKHVMVAAIESENRASVHMHQQLGFTHAAQMRQVGCKFDRWLDLTLMQLVLTPERKLP
- a CDS encoding branched-chain amino acid ABC transporter permease, whose amino-acid sequence is MNLLFQQVLNGLTLGSIYGLVALGLTLVYGILHIPNFAHGALYMVGAFASYYFMTDIGLHYWIAMLASGVVVAVLAVLSERLVFHPLRNAPPIHDKIAAIGILLFLEAVVQMLWGSDFRRMASPYGGILNFDGLIIPEQRLLIIVGAFTLMLALHLFLRKTMLGSTIIAMAQSREGAFLVGIDSNRVAMLTFAISGMLAAFAATLYAPINLVYPAMGHLVIMKAFVIIVLGGMGSIPGAIIGAMILGFAESFGGFYLSSDYKDIIAFSLLVVILSFRPTGLFVKGAH
- the ureC gene encoding urease subunit alpha, which gives rise to MKISRQAYADMFGPTVGDKVRLADTELWIEVEKDFTTYGEEVKFGGGKVIRDGMGQGQLCAADVVDTLITNALILDHWGIVKADVGLKDGRIAAIGKAGNPDIQPDVTIAIGAATEVIAGEGMILTAGGIDSHIHFICPQQIEEALMSGVTTMIGGGTGPATGTNATTVTPGPWHMAMMLKAADAFPMNIGFTGKGNASLPEPLIEQVKAGAIGLKLHEDWGTTPAAIDNCLNVADQYDVQVAIHTDTLNESGFVETTLGAFKGRTIHTYHTEGAGGGHAPDIIKACGLPNVLPSSTNPTRPFTRNTIDEHLDMLMVCHHLDPSIAEDVAFAESRIRRETIAAEDILHDLGAFSMISSDSQAMGRVGEVITRTWQTADKMKKQRGALPGDGAGNDNFRAKRYIAKYTINPAITHGVSHEVGSIEVGKWADLVLWRPAFFGVKPTLILKGGAIAASLMGDANASIPTPQPVHYRPMFASYGGSLHASSFTFISQAAFEAGVPEQLGLKKKIGVVKGCRQVQKKDLIHNDYTPDIQVDPQNYQVRADGQLLWCEPADVLPMAQRYFLF